From Coffea arabica cultivar ET-39 chromosome 2e, Coffea Arabica ET-39 HiFi, whole genome shotgun sequence, the proteins below share one genomic window:
- the LOC113730033 gene encoding BAHD acyltransferase DCR-like, with translation MAGELSKDEQHSPLGNVKILSASYVKPRKALGRKECQLVTFDLPYLAFYYNQKLLIYKLGDGEFDKAVEELKESLSLVLEDFYQLAGKLGKDEEGVFGVEYDDDMNGVEVVVAEAPETAVADLTDEEGTLKFKELLPYSNILNLEGLHRPLLSLQLTKLKDGLSMGCAFNHAVLDGTSTWHFMSSWAQISSGENSISVPPFLDRPKARNTRVKLNLSNPSDAPEHAKSAPNGNVNEVKPGPRLREKVFRFSATAIDQIKAKVNANANGSDGSKPFSTFQSLSTHVWHAVTRARQLKPEDITVFTVFVDCRKRVDPPMPESYFGNLIQAIFTGTAAGLLLANPPEFGAALIQKAIENHNSEAIDARNKEWESNPKIFEFKDAGANCVAVGSSPRFKVYDVDFGFGRPETVRSGCNNRFDGMVYLYPGKSGGTSIDVEISLEGSALERLEKDKDFLLDF, from the exons ATGGCAGGTGAACTTTCGAAGGACGAGCAACATAGTCCCTTAGGAAATGTCAAAATCCTGAGCGCTAGCTACGTCAAGCCTAGAAAAGCACTAGGAAGGAAGGAGTGCCAGTTGGTCACGTTTGATCTCCCATACTTGGCCTTCTACTACAACCAGAAGTTGTTGATCTATAAATTGGGGGATGGTGAATTTGACAAGGCAGTGGAAGAATTGAAAGAAAGCTTGAGCCTGGTGCTGGAGGACTTCTACCAACTGGCGGGAAAGTTGGGTAAAGATGAGGAAGGAGTGTTCGGGGTGGAGTATGATGATGATATGAATGGtgtggaggtggtggtggcggaGGCACCGGAGACGGCTGTGGCTGATCTGACCGATGAAGAGGGCACCCTCAAGTTTAAGGAGCTGTTGCCTTACAGCAACATCCTCAACTTGGAGGGGCTTCACCGGCCACTTTTGTCCCTGCAG CTGACCAAGCTCAAGGACGGACTATCCATGGGCTGCGCTTTCAATCATGCAGTACTGGACGGTACCTCCACATGGCATTTCATGAGCTCCTGGGCCCAAATCTCCAGCGGAGAGAACTCCATCTCTGTCCCACCCTTCCTGGACCGCCCCAAGGCCCGTAACACCAGAGTGAAGCTTAACCTCTCCAATCCTTCCGACGCACCAGAGCACGCCAAGTCAGCGCCCAACGGTAACGTCAACGAAGTTAAGCCCGGCCCACGACTCAGAGAAAAAGTCTTCAGGTTCTCCGCCACAGCCATTGATCAGATCAAGGCCAAGGTCAATGCCAATGCCAACGGATCCGACGGCTCAAAACCATTCTCCACATTCCAGTCTCTTTCCACGCACGTGTGGCATGCTGTCACGCGTGCCCGCCAACTCAAGCCCGAGGATATCACCGTCTTCACAGTCTTCGTGGACTGCCGGAAAAGGGTGGACCCTCCTATGCCGGAGAGCTACTTCGGGAACCTCATTCAGGCCATCTTCACCGGGACGGCGGCGGGGTTGTTGCTGGCGAATCCACCCGAGTTTGGGGCTGCTCTAATACAAAAGGCCATCGAGAATCACAACTCCGAAGCCATCGATGCGCGCAACAAGGAGTGGGAGAGCAACCCCAAGATATTCGAGTTCAAAGATGCCGGAGCGAACTGCGTCGCCGTGGGAAGCTCCCCACGCTTTAAGGTTTACGACGTggattttgggtttggaaggccGGAGACGGTGAGGAGCGGATGCAACAACAGGTTTGATGGGATGGTGTATCTGTATCCGGGAAAGAGTGGAGGTACAAGCATTGATGTGGAGATCAGCTTGGAGGGCAGTGCCCTGGAGAGGCTGGAGAAGGATAAGGATTTCCTCTTAGACTTTTAG
- the LOC113730034 gene encoding sec-independent protein translocase protein TATB, chloroplastic isoform X4, with protein MASAILSPSASSLRLSSLSSSSSTNRRHTFWGLSSSAISVSSQSSSFDFSVWLPQLGLCQTHQWTGLKRFGISSAQHLIKLERSGKRKRIGVYASLFGVGAPEVLVIGVVALLVFGPKGLAEVARNLGKTLRAFQPTIRELQDVSREFKSTLEREIGLDDIQTSTKSTLSSNPTKTTSSPSSDPSSEVSPTEIDPNGSASPGKPFSSEAFLKITEQQLRAAAAKEERESKSPGENQPEIQENQPEVQNLVAEQQIETASSGESQSKIETQNQGSPPDAASAIPSPGKPERDT; from the exons ATGGCTTCTGCAATTTTAAGTCCTAGTGCATCATCCCTCCGTCTTTCATCGCTGTCTTCTTCTTCGTCCACAAATAGGAGGCACACCTTCTGGGGCCTCTCCAGTTCTGCAATTTCAGTATCCTCCCAAAGCTCAAGTTTTGATTTCTCCGTCTGGCTTCCTCAGCTGGGTCTCTGTCAAACCCACCAATGGACCGGTCTCAAGCGTTTTGGCATCTCCTCCGCGCAACACCTCATAAAACTTG AAAGGAGCGGCAAACGTAAAAGAATAGGTGTTTACGCATCTCTATTTGGGGTTGGGGCTCCTGAGGTTTTGGTGATCGGAGTGGTGGCTTTGTTAGTTTTTGGTCCCAAGGGTCTTGCTGAG GTTGCTCGTAATTTGGGAAAAACATTACGCGCATTTCAACCTACAATTAGGGAACTTCAG GACGTTTCTAGGGAATTCAAAAGCACacttgagagagagattggTCTTGATGACATTCAAACGTCAACCAAGAGCACGCTCAGCTCTAATCCAACCAAGACTACCTCAAGCCCTTCATCAGACCCAAGTTCTGAGGTTTCTCCAACAGAGATCGATCCTA ATGGTTCTGCATCCCCTGGCAAACCATTCTCAAGTGAAGCATTCCTAAAGATAACTGAGCAACAGCTAAGAGCAGCTGCTGCAAAGGAAGAGCGAGAGAGCAAATCTCCTGGTGAGAATCAGCCGGAAATTCAGGAGAATCAGCCGGAAGTTCAAAACCTTGTTGCTGAGCAGCAGATAGAGACGGCATCATCTGGTGAAAGTCAGTCTAAAATCGAAACCCAGAATCAAG GCAGCCCTCCAGATGCTGCTTCAGCCATACCTTCTCCTGGGAAGCCTGAGAGAGATACCTGA
- the LOC113730034 gene encoding sec-independent protein translocase protein TATB, chloroplastic isoform X1 — MASAILSPSASSLRLSSLSSSSSTNRRHTFWGLSSSAISVSSQSSSFDFSVWLPQLGLCQTHQWTGLKRFGISSAQHLIKLGTFLSSRSGKRKRIGVYASLFGVGAPEVLVIGVVALLVFGPKGLAEVARNLGKTLRAFQPTIRELQDVSREFKSTLEREIGLDDIQTSTKSTLSSNPTKTTSSPSSDPSSEVSPTEIDPNGSASPGKPFSSEAFLKITEQQLRAAAAKEERESKSPGENQPEIQENQPEVQNLVAEQQIETASSGESQSKIETQNQVISGSPPDAASAIPSPGKPERDT, encoded by the exons ATGGCTTCTGCAATTTTAAGTCCTAGTGCATCATCCCTCCGTCTTTCATCGCTGTCTTCTTCTTCGTCCACAAATAGGAGGCACACCTTCTGGGGCCTCTCCAGTTCTGCAATTTCAGTATCCTCCCAAAGCTCAAGTTTTGATTTCTCCGTCTGGCTTCCTCAGCTGGGTCTCTGTCAAACCCACCAATGGACCGGTCTCAAGCGTTTTGGCATCTCCTCCGCGCAACACCTCATAAAACTTGGTACTTTCTTGTCGTCTAG GAGCGGCAAACGTAAAAGAATAGGTGTTTACGCATCTCTATTTGGGGTTGGGGCTCCTGAGGTTTTGGTGATCGGAGTGGTGGCTTTGTTAGTTTTTGGTCCCAAGGGTCTTGCTGAG GTTGCTCGTAATTTGGGAAAAACATTACGCGCATTTCAACCTACAATTAGGGAACTTCAG GACGTTTCTAGGGAATTCAAAAGCACacttgagagagagattggTCTTGATGACATTCAAACGTCAACCAAGAGCACGCTCAGCTCTAATCCAACCAAGACTACCTCAAGCCCTTCATCAGACCCAAGTTCTGAGGTTTCTCCAACAGAGATCGATCCTA ATGGTTCTGCATCCCCTGGCAAACCATTCTCAAGTGAAGCATTCCTAAAGATAACTGAGCAACAGCTAAGAGCAGCTGCTGCAAAGGAAGAGCGAGAGAGCAAATCTCCTGGTGAGAATCAGCCGGAAATTCAGGAGAATCAGCCGGAAGTTCAAAACCTTGTTGCTGAGCAGCAGATAGAGACGGCATCATCTGGTGAAAGTCAGTCTAAAATCGAAACCCAGAATCAAG TTATTTCAGGCAGCCCTCCAGATGCTGCTTCAGCCATACCTTCTCCTGGGAAGCCTGAGAGAGATACCTGA
- the LOC113730034 gene encoding sec-independent protein translocase protein TATB, chloroplastic isoform X2 has protein sequence MASAILSPSASSLRLSSLSSSSSTNRRHTFWGLSSSAISVSSQSSSFDFSVWLPQLGLCQTHQWTGLKRFGISSAQHLIKLGTFLSSRSGKRKRIGVYASLFGVGAPEVLVIGVVALLVFGPKGLAEVARNLGKTLRAFQPTIRELQDVSREFKSTLEREIGLDDIQTSTKSTLSSNPTKTTSSPSSDPSSEVSPTEIDPNGSASPGKPFSSEAFLKITEQQLRAAAAKEERESKSPGENQPEIQENQPEVQNLVAEQQIETASSGESQSKIETQNQGSPPDAASAIPSPGKPERDT, from the exons ATGGCTTCTGCAATTTTAAGTCCTAGTGCATCATCCCTCCGTCTTTCATCGCTGTCTTCTTCTTCGTCCACAAATAGGAGGCACACCTTCTGGGGCCTCTCCAGTTCTGCAATTTCAGTATCCTCCCAAAGCTCAAGTTTTGATTTCTCCGTCTGGCTTCCTCAGCTGGGTCTCTGTCAAACCCACCAATGGACCGGTCTCAAGCGTTTTGGCATCTCCTCCGCGCAACACCTCATAAAACTTGGTACTTTCTTGTCGTCTAG GAGCGGCAAACGTAAAAGAATAGGTGTTTACGCATCTCTATTTGGGGTTGGGGCTCCTGAGGTTTTGGTGATCGGAGTGGTGGCTTTGTTAGTTTTTGGTCCCAAGGGTCTTGCTGAG GTTGCTCGTAATTTGGGAAAAACATTACGCGCATTTCAACCTACAATTAGGGAACTTCAG GACGTTTCTAGGGAATTCAAAAGCACacttgagagagagattggTCTTGATGACATTCAAACGTCAACCAAGAGCACGCTCAGCTCTAATCCAACCAAGACTACCTCAAGCCCTTCATCAGACCCAAGTTCTGAGGTTTCTCCAACAGAGATCGATCCTA ATGGTTCTGCATCCCCTGGCAAACCATTCTCAAGTGAAGCATTCCTAAAGATAACTGAGCAACAGCTAAGAGCAGCTGCTGCAAAGGAAGAGCGAGAGAGCAAATCTCCTGGTGAGAATCAGCCGGAAATTCAGGAGAATCAGCCGGAAGTTCAAAACCTTGTTGCTGAGCAGCAGATAGAGACGGCATCATCTGGTGAAAGTCAGTCTAAAATCGAAACCCAGAATCAAG GCAGCCCTCCAGATGCTGCTTCAGCCATACCTTCTCCTGGGAAGCCTGAGAGAGATACCTGA
- the LOC113730034 gene encoding sec-independent protein translocase protein TATB, chloroplastic isoform X5, with amino-acid sequence MDRSQAFWHLLRATPHKTWSGKRKRIGVYASLFGVGAPEVLVIGVVALLVFGPKGLAEVARNLGKTLRAFQPTIRELQDVSREFKSTLEREIGLDDIQTSTKSTLSSNPTKTTSSPSSDPSSEVSPTEIDPNGSASPGKPFSSEAFLKITEQQLRAAAAKEERESKSPGENQPEIQENQPEVQNLVAEQQIETASSGESQSKIETQNQVISGSPPDAASAIPSPGKPERDT; translated from the exons ATGGACCGGTCTCAAGCGTTTTGGCATCTCCTCCGCGCAACACCTCATAAAACTTG GAGCGGCAAACGTAAAAGAATAGGTGTTTACGCATCTCTATTTGGGGTTGGGGCTCCTGAGGTTTTGGTGATCGGAGTGGTGGCTTTGTTAGTTTTTGGTCCCAAGGGTCTTGCTGAG GTTGCTCGTAATTTGGGAAAAACATTACGCGCATTTCAACCTACAATTAGGGAACTTCAG GACGTTTCTAGGGAATTCAAAAGCACacttgagagagagattggTCTTGATGACATTCAAACGTCAACCAAGAGCACGCTCAGCTCTAATCCAACCAAGACTACCTCAAGCCCTTCATCAGACCCAAGTTCTGAGGTTTCTCCAACAGAGATCGATCCTA ATGGTTCTGCATCCCCTGGCAAACCATTCTCAAGTGAAGCATTCCTAAAGATAACTGAGCAACAGCTAAGAGCAGCTGCTGCAAAGGAAGAGCGAGAGAGCAAATCTCCTGGTGAGAATCAGCCGGAAATTCAGGAGAATCAGCCGGAAGTTCAAAACCTTGTTGCTGAGCAGCAGATAGAGACGGCATCATCTGGTGAAAGTCAGTCTAAAATCGAAACCCAGAATCAAG TTATTTCAGGCAGCCCTCCAGATGCTGCTTCAGCCATACCTTCTCCTGGGAAGCCTGAGAGAGATACCTGA
- the LOC113730034 gene encoding sec-independent protein translocase protein TATB, chloroplastic isoform X3 — protein MASAILSPSASSLRLSSLSSSSSTNRRHTFWGLSSSAISVSSQSSSFDFSVWLPQLGLCQTHQWTGLKRFGISSAQHLIKLERSGKRKRIGVYASLFGVGAPEVLVIGVVALLVFGPKGLAEVARNLGKTLRAFQPTIRELQDVSREFKSTLEREIGLDDIQTSTKSTLSSNPTKTTSSPSSDPSSEVSPTEIDPNGSASPGKPFSSEAFLKITEQQLRAAAAKEERESKSPGENQPEIQENQPEVQNLVAEQQIETASSGESQSKIETQNQVISGSPPDAASAIPSPGKPERDT, from the exons ATGGCTTCTGCAATTTTAAGTCCTAGTGCATCATCCCTCCGTCTTTCATCGCTGTCTTCTTCTTCGTCCACAAATAGGAGGCACACCTTCTGGGGCCTCTCCAGTTCTGCAATTTCAGTATCCTCCCAAAGCTCAAGTTTTGATTTCTCCGTCTGGCTTCCTCAGCTGGGTCTCTGTCAAACCCACCAATGGACCGGTCTCAAGCGTTTTGGCATCTCCTCCGCGCAACACCTCATAAAACTTG AAAGGAGCGGCAAACGTAAAAGAATAGGTGTTTACGCATCTCTATTTGGGGTTGGGGCTCCTGAGGTTTTGGTGATCGGAGTGGTGGCTTTGTTAGTTTTTGGTCCCAAGGGTCTTGCTGAG GTTGCTCGTAATTTGGGAAAAACATTACGCGCATTTCAACCTACAATTAGGGAACTTCAG GACGTTTCTAGGGAATTCAAAAGCACacttgagagagagattggTCTTGATGACATTCAAACGTCAACCAAGAGCACGCTCAGCTCTAATCCAACCAAGACTACCTCAAGCCCTTCATCAGACCCAAGTTCTGAGGTTTCTCCAACAGAGATCGATCCTA ATGGTTCTGCATCCCCTGGCAAACCATTCTCAAGTGAAGCATTCCTAAAGATAACTGAGCAACAGCTAAGAGCAGCTGCTGCAAAGGAAGAGCGAGAGAGCAAATCTCCTGGTGAGAATCAGCCGGAAATTCAGGAGAATCAGCCGGAAGTTCAAAACCTTGTTGCTGAGCAGCAGATAGAGACGGCATCATCTGGTGAAAGTCAGTCTAAAATCGAAACCCAGAATCAAG TTATTTCAGGCAGCCCTCCAGATGCTGCTTCAGCCATACCTTCTCCTGGGAAGCCTGAGAGAGATACCTGA